The proteins below are encoded in one region of Clostridium estertheticum:
- a CDS encoding argininosuccinate synthase produces MKEKVVLAYSGGLDTSIIIAWLKENYDMDVVAACINVGQEDDMKAIEKKAMSSGAVKIYIENLTAQFIKEYVFKGVKANATYEGKYLLGTAYARPLIAKKLVEIAHKEGAKYICHGCTGKGNDQVRFEVAIAAIDPSIKIIAPWRIWDIKSREDAIDYATARGIEINVTKEKIYSVDQNLWHASHEGGDIEDFKNDHKREMYLMVTPPEQAPDEPTLVDIYFEKGIATKVNGVELEPIDIVKILNKIGGENGIGVVDLVENRLVGMKSRGIYETPGGTVLYAAHKELEEITIDKDTLHYKYQVSQKYGELVYDGLWFTTMREALDAFVDKTQETVTGSVTLKLYKGNIMVASKESPNALYDASISSFGASVLYDHKDAEGFINLFALPSKIKAYKHLNNFK; encoded by the coding sequence CTTAAGGAAAACTATGATATGGATGTTGTAGCAGCATGTATTAATGTTGGACAAGAGGACGATATGAAAGCAATTGAGAAAAAGGCTATGAGTTCAGGAGCTGTGAAAATATATATTGAGAACTTAACAGCACAGTTCATCAAAGAGTACGTATTTAAAGGTGTTAAAGCAAATGCTACATATGAAGGAAAATATTTATTGGGTACAGCTTATGCAAGACCATTAATAGCTAAAAAACTTGTAGAAATTGCACATAAAGAAGGGGCAAAATATATATGTCACGGATGTACTGGTAAGGGAAATGATCAAGTTAGATTTGAAGTTGCAATAGCAGCTATAGATCCGTCTATTAAGATTATTGCTCCTTGGAGAATTTGGGATATAAAATCAAGAGAAGATGCTATAGATTATGCTACTGCTAGAGGTATAGAAATCAATGTTACTAAGGAAAAAATATATTCAGTTGATCAAAACTTATGGCATGCAAGTCATGAAGGTGGAGATATTGAAGATTTCAAAAATGATCACAAAAGAGAAATGTACCTTATGGTTACACCTCCAGAACAAGCTCCAGATGAACCTACTCTTGTAGATATATATTTTGAAAAGGGAATCGCTACAAAAGTTAACGGAGTTGAGCTTGAACCAATAGATATCGTTAAGATATTAAATAAAATTGGTGGAGAAAATGGAATAGGTGTTGTAGATTTAGTAGAGAATAGACTTGTTGGAATGAAATCAAGAGGAATATATGAAACACCAGGTGGTACTGTTCTTTATGCAGCTCATAAAGAACTAGAGGAAATAACTATAGATAAAGATACTCTTCATTATAAATACCAAGTATCACAAAAATACGGAGAACTTGTTTATGATGGACTTTGGTTTACTACAATGAGAGAAGCTCTTGATGCCTTTGTAGATAAAACTCAAGAAACTGTAACAGGATCTGTTACATTGAAGCTTTATAAAGGAAATATTATGGTAGCAAGTAAAGAATCACCTAATGCACTATACGATGCAAGTATCTCTTCATTTGGAGCTAGCGTATTATATGATCATAAAGATGCAGAAGGATTTATTAACTTGTTCGCATTACCAAGTAAAATAAAAGCATATAAACATTTAAATAATTTTAAATAA